One window of the Cryptomeria japonica chromosome 7, Sugi_1.0, whole genome shotgun sequence genome contains the following:
- the LOC131069331 gene encoding uncharacterized protein LOC131069331, with amino-acid sequence MMVPQMLSRLWSYFVFVSSKKARLTGQSPDGRETALLNYVLNKAEEGNSGAVLAAIDDYTQSVWMMNIGKQKGSILESAVQRCEPKLALELGTYCGYSAIRVASKMTKPGSKLISIEMNPNNCNVAKAMINHAGVASEVEVMEGTLSDKVEDLCEILDDEGVPHFDFILMDHSKQSYLSDFLVLKERGMIGKGTVIVSNNVGSDFSNYLQSKSNELESEEHKCSAEYLSLLPSVITVSTFKADLPISIRT; translated from the exons ATGATGGTTCCACAGATGCTGTCAAGGCTATGGTCATACTTTGTGTTTGTGTCAAGCAAGAAGGCAAGGCTCACAGGGCAGTCCCCTGATGGCAGAGAAACTGCCCTGCTTAACTATGTTCTTAACAAGGCAGAGGAAGGAAATTCAGGGGCTGTCTTGGCTGCCATTGATGATTACACTCAGAGTGTTTGGATGATGAACATTGGCAAGCAAAAGGGTTCCATTCTGGAATCTGCAGTGCAGAGATGTGAACCCAAATTGGCCTTGGAGCTTGGAACTTATTGTGGGTATTCTGCCATTAGAGTTGCTTCCAAGATGACAAAGCCTGGCAGCAAGCTGATCTCTATAGAAATGAATCCAAATAATTGCAATGTTGCCAAAGCAATGATTAATCATGCAG GGGTTGCATCAGAGGTGGAAGTCATGGAAGGAACATTGAGTGACAAAGTGGAGGACTTGTGTGAGATCTTGGATGATGAAGGGGTTCCACACTTTGATTTTATATTGATGGATCACTCCAAGCAAAGTTACCTCTCAGATTTCTTGGTGCTTAAGGAGAGAGGAATGATTGGGAAAGGAACTGTCATTGTGTCCAACAATGTGGGTTCAGATTTCTCCAACTATCTGCAAAGCAAAAGTAATGAATTGGAGAGTGAAGAGCACAAGTGTAGTGCAGAGTACTTGAGTCTGCTCCCATCTGTCATCACTGTTTCAACTTTCAAAGCTGATCTCCCCATCTCTATTAGGACATAA
- the LOC131028814 gene encoding uncharacterized protein LOC131028814 has product MVPQMLSRLWSYFVFVSSKKARLTGQSPDGRETALLNYVLNKAEEGNAQAVLAAIDDYTQGVWMMNIGKQKGSILESAVQRCEPKLALEMGTYCGYFAIRIASKMTKPGSNLISIEMNPNNCNVAKAMINHAGVASKVEVMEGTVSDKVEDLCEILDDEGVPHFDFILMDHSKQSYLSDFLVLKERGMIGKGTIIVSNNVGSDFSNYLQSKTNELESEEHKCSAEYLSLFPSVITVSTFKADLPISIRT; this is encoded by the exons ATGGTTCCACAGATGCTGTCAAGGCTGTGGTCATACTTTGTGTTTGTGTCAAGCAAGAAGGCAAGGCTCACAGGGCAGTCCCCTGATGGCAGAGAAACTGCCCTGCTTAACTATGTTCTTAACAAGGCAGAGGAAGGAAATGCGCAGGCTGTCTTGGCTGCCATTGATGATTACACTCAGGGTGTTTGGATGATGAACATTGGCAAGCAAAAGGGTTCCATTCTGGAATCTGCAGTGCAGAGGTGCGAACCCAAATTGGCCTTAGAGATGGGAACTTATTGTGGGTATTTTGCCATTAGAATTGCTTCCAAGATGACAAAGCCTGGCAGCAACCTGATCTCTATAGAAATGAATCCAAATAATTGCAATGTTGCCAAAGCAATGATTAATCATGCAG GGGTTGCATCAAAGGTGGAAGTCATGGAAGGAACAGTGAGTGACAAAGTAGAGGACTTGTGTGAGATCTTGGATGATGAAGGGGTTCCACACTTTGATTTTATATTGATGGATCACTCCAAGCAAAGTTACCTCTCAGATTTCTTGGTGCTTAAGGAGAGAGGaatgattgggaaaggaactatcaTTGTGTCCAACAATGTGGGTTCAGATTTCTCCAACTATCTGCAAAGCAAAACTAATGAATTGGAGAGTGAAGAGCACAAGTGTAGTGCAGAGTACTTGAGTCTGTTCCCATCTGTCATCACTGTTTCAACTTTCAAAGCTGATCTCCCCATCTCTATTAGGACATAA